One candidate division KSB1 bacterium genomic window carries:
- a CDS encoding universal stress protein → MVKRILLPVDGSEYTNSVLKHGIAMARRFSARVRVLSVVDVRIFEWVLSVGADGFVPVLPAPGYQEESRKLLEKKAQAVLDKCAHALQSEGIPFEAETVGGSPVEIICERANLADLIVMGNRGEYARWATSMLGATLEPVTRHVSKPIMIVQQRFREIRRVVAAYDGSEHANRALQMAGFFAERLPAQVTVVNVSDDRDLSARICAEGLHYLQAYDAQVDSATLSGRPETAIIEFATKNRYDLIVMGAYGHSRIREAILGSTTVQLMRKSPIPVLLVK, encoded by the coding sequence ATGGTCAAGCGCATCCTTTTGCCTGTTGACGGCTCCGAGTATACCAATTCGGTGCTGAAGCACGGCATTGCCATGGCGCGACGCTTTTCCGCGCGTGTGCGCGTTCTGTCGGTGGTGGACGTGCGCATCTTCGAGTGGGTGCTGTCGGTGGGAGCCGACGGTTTTGTGCCAGTACTCCCTGCACCCGGCTATCAGGAGGAATCGCGAAAGCTGCTGGAAAAGAAGGCGCAGGCGGTCTTGGACAAATGCGCGCACGCCCTGCAAAGCGAAGGGATCCCTTTTGAGGCGGAGACGGTCGGTGGGTCACCGGTCGAGATCATCTGCGAGCGCGCCAACCTGGCGGATCTAATTGTCATGGGCAACCGTGGCGAGTACGCGCGCTGGGCAACCAGCATGCTGGGTGCCACTTTGGAGCCGGTCACCCGTCACGTGAGCAAGCCGATCATGATTGTGCAGCAGCGTTTCCGCGAGATCCGGCGTGTGGTGGCCGCCTATGACGGGAGCGAACACGCCAATCGCGCCCTGCAGATGGCCGGTTTCTTCGCCGAGCGCCTGCCAGCCCAGGTCACTGTCGTCAATGTTTCTGACGACCGCGACTTGAGCGCGCGTATCTGCGCGGAGGGGTTGCACTACCTGCAAGCCTACGATGCGCAAGTGGACTCCGCTACCCTCTCTGGCAGACCGGAGACCGCCATCATCGAATTCGCCACCAAGAATAGATACGATCTCATCGTCATGGGCGCCTACGGCCACTCGCGGATCCGCGAAGCCATTCTCGGCAGCACGACAGTGCAGCTCATGCGCAAGAGCCCTATTCCGGTCCTTCTGGTCAAGTAA
- a CDS encoding NAD(P)H-dependent glycerol-3-phosphate dehydrogenase: MKVAVIGAGGWGTALAILLHGNGHEVRMWEFRPEVAKLLATERENRHLLPGVPIPPEIHITADLQAAAEDAELIVVAVPSHTMRQVARQLCSVQAIKSALVVSATKGIENDTLLRMTEVLLQEIPGLAEERVVALSGPSHAEEVSRGIPTAVVCASSCAESARVAQQVFMNRTFRVYTGSDVIGVELGGALKNVIAIAAGICDGAGFGDNTKAALQPRGLVEIVRLGVKLGANPLTFAGLTGMGDLIVTCMSKYSRNRYLGEQIGKGRTLQQVLSDMVMVAEGVRTTSSAYQLSLRHNVEMPITTEVYRILFEGKNPRAALEDLMTRDAKVEAWG, translated from the coding sequence TTGAAAGTGGCTGTAATCGGCGCCGGAGGATGGGGCACGGCGTTGGCGATCCTCCTGCACGGAAACGGGCACGAGGTGCGCATGTGGGAGTTTCGCCCAGAGGTGGCGAAACTGCTGGCCACCGAGCGCGAGAATCGGCACTTGCTCCCGGGCGTGCCCATCCCGCCGGAGATCCATATCACCGCCGACTTGCAGGCGGCGGCAGAGGACGCCGAGCTTATCGTGGTGGCTGTCCCTTCACACACGATGCGCCAAGTGGCTCGCCAGTTGTGTTCGGTGCAGGCGATAAAGTCGGCTCTGGTAGTGAGCGCCACCAAGGGGATTGAAAACGATACCCTCCTGCGCATGACGGAGGTGCTGCTTCAAGAGATTCCGGGCCTTGCGGAAGAACGCGTGGTGGCACTGTCCGGGCCCAGTCATGCCGAAGAGGTGAGCAGGGGCATTCCCACGGCGGTGGTGTGCGCCAGCTCATGTGCGGAGAGCGCCCGTGTGGCCCAACAAGTTTTCATGAACAGGACTTTTCGCGTGTACACTGGGAGTGACGTGATTGGCGTCGAACTGGGTGGGGCGCTGAAGAACGTGATTGCGATCGCCGCGGGCATTTGCGACGGCGCAGGCTTTGGCGACAATACGAAGGCGGCGCTCCAACCCCGTGGCCTGGTGGAGATCGTCCGCCTGGGCGTCAAACTGGGGGCGAACCCATTGACCTTTGCCGGCCTCACCGGCATGGGCGACCTGATCGTCACCTGCATGAGCAAGTACAGCCGCAATCGCTATCTGGGCGAACAGATCGGCAAAGGGCGCACGCTCCAGCAGGTGCTCAGTGACATGGTAATGGTGGCCGAAGGGGTGCGGACGACGAGCTCCGCCTACCAGCTAAGTCTGCGCCACAACGTGGAGATGCCCATCACCACTGAGGTATACCGCATCCTTTTTGAAGGGAAAAATCCACGCGCAGCCCTGGAGGACCTGATGACCAGGGACGCCAAAGTGGAAGCATGGGGCTAA
- the purM gene encoding phosphoribosylformylglycinamidine cyclo-ligase yields the protein MNSQAGLTYEAAGVSIAAGDESVERIKAMARATYGPSVLRDIGLFGGFYELDSGRCRRPVLVSSIDGVGTKVKVACALGVYDTVGEDLVNHSVNDVMTSGADPLFFLDYLATGKLKPEVVEKVVEGMARACRQAGCALIGGETAEMPGVYHPDDFDLAGAIVGVVEKEQIIDGHTIKAGDVLVGIGSNGLHTNGYSLARKVLLELAGIKLTEHVHELGCTLGEELLRVHRSYQTLVQQVRSLPGLHGIAHITGGGIVGNTSRLLPAGRSLRIDWQAWEVPPIFRLIQRLGKVEDAEMRRVFNLGIGEVLVVAPEAASICIEKASAAGFAAYIIGEVA from the coding sequence GTGAATAGCCAGGCAGGTCTGACCTACGAGGCCGCAGGCGTAAGCATCGCTGCGGGTGACGAAAGTGTGGAGCGCATCAAGGCCATGGCGCGCGCCACCTACGGCCCCTCTGTGCTGCGCGACATCGGGCTGTTCGGCGGTTTCTATGAACTCGACTCGGGACGCTGTCGCCGTCCGGTCCTGGTATCAAGCATCGACGGAGTGGGGACCAAAGTGAAGGTGGCCTGCGCGCTGGGGGTGTACGACACCGTTGGCGAGGACCTAGTGAATCACTCCGTCAATGACGTGATGACCAGCGGAGCCGACCCGCTTTTCTTCCTGGACTACTTGGCCACAGGGAAGCTGAAGCCGGAGGTGGTGGAAAAGGTCGTGGAAGGCATGGCCCGCGCCTGCCGCCAAGCTGGGTGCGCACTCATCGGGGGCGAGACTGCCGAGATGCCGGGTGTCTACCACCCTGATGACTTCGACCTTGCTGGCGCGATTGTCGGGGTTGTGGAAAAGGAACAAATCATCGATGGCCACACTATCAAAGCCGGAGACGTGCTGGTGGGCATTGGCTCCAATGGACTACACACCAATGGCTATTCGCTGGCGCGGAAGGTCCTGTTGGAATTGGCCGGCATAAAGCTGACCGAACACGTGCACGAATTGGGGTGTACTTTGGGAGAGGAGCTGCTCCGCGTGCACCGCTCCTATCAAACCCTGGTGCAGCAGGTACGAAGCCTGCCTGGCTTGCACGGCATTGCCCACATTACGGGCGGTGGAATCGTGGGTAACACCAGCCGCCTGTTGCCTGCCGGCCGCTCACTGCGCATCGACTGGCAGGCCTGGGAGGTGCCGCCCATTTTCCGCCTTATCCAGCGCCTAGGAAAGGTCGAGGATGCCGAGATGCGCCGCGTGTTCAACCTCGGCATCGGGGAAGTGCTGGTGGTCGCACCGGAGGCCGCGAGCATTTGCATCGAAAAGGCATCTGCGGCAGGCTTTGCGGCCTACATCATCGGCGAAGTTGCGTGA
- a CDS encoding DUF4416 family protein, with protein sequence MCLICAVTYNASGKEALARRLLQERFGKIVLESEHYPFDFTTYYEDEMGTSLRKYFVSFAELIRPEDLVEAKLCTNAMEQELATAGKRNVNLDPGYLESAKVVLATTKDYGHRIYLGRGIYGDLHLRYRHGHFEPLEWTYPDYRQPLSLEFFAKVREWYLNTRKHRSTR encoded by the coding sequence GTGTGCCTGATCTGCGCGGTCACGTACAACGCTTCAGGGAAGGAAGCGTTGGCGCGGAGGCTTTTGCAGGAGCGATTTGGTAAAATTGTGCTTGAGTCTGAGCACTACCCTTTCGATTTCACCACGTACTACGAGGACGAGATGGGCACCTCGCTCCGCAAGTACTTTGTGAGTTTTGCCGAGCTCATCCGGCCCGAGGATTTGGTGGAGGCAAAACTTTGCACCAATGCCATGGAGCAAGAGCTTGCAACTGCAGGGAAGCGAAATGTCAATCTCGACCCCGGCTACTTGGAGTCTGCGAAAGTGGTGCTGGCGACTACCAAGGACTATGGCCACCGCATCTACTTGGGGCGAGGCATCTACGGTGACCTCCACCTCCGCTATCGGCACGGCCATTTCGAGCCGTTGGAGTGGACCTATCCGGACTATCGGCAACCCTTGTCATTGGAATTCTTTGCCAAGGTACGTGAATGGTACTTGAACACGAGAAAACATCGAAGCACCAGGTGA
- a CDS encoding DUF11 domain-containing protein, with the protein MRNCAWAIVLFYLAISGLLPTYALAQDLPCVELNLHAVGDSLSVATDPALVRVRAHRPPATLDALCVSAAKEGYYRILTGVLYSQGQTNESYFLQVRYPDSTFAPVCDPNAGPYRVVADTSALAFSATRDAGQFYLRQGQNVIVLNHYLLIQDQYPQFLNPPGERITGAKPESVHIFRFVFVYLGACTLPCDVGLVKRASEDTVLAGGRLQFELFAQNNGPHTARRINLWEHFPPELAQVHCSPTPDSTAGLMAVWRLDSLEVGQTFHITVVGMVADTLEDSVVVVTNRGIVVAINDTSASNDTAEVAVVAIQPAEELPCDLALRKVADVDTVVAGQVVTYTLSLTNVGPGPARECVLQDTLPPLVVPVSFVPEPESFLHGVAVWRFAEIAAGQETTVLVSARVSAPLLELPALVVNRAHVHVASDTNRTNDVAEVVTVVVPHPCEVWVSKAAEVDTVEAGSVFAYRLAVGNEGPGPAYRIAVVDTLPVHVAVTEFGMRPDSVEGRVVWWWIDSLGVGERREWAVWVRVDSLSSGQMRNVVVVNAAGDLVPGDDEAEKAVIVRPRPVRPVVCDVRMVKRADRDSVWAGGRIGYELEVSNLGPGVARQVVVV; encoded by the coding sequence ATGAGAAATTGTGCCTGGGCGATTGTGCTTTTCTACCTTGCTATCAGCGGTCTGCTCCCCACCTATGCGCTGGCACAAGATTTACCATGTGTCGAGTTGAACCTGCACGCAGTAGGCGACAGCCTCTCGGTGGCCACTGACCCGGCCCTCGTTCGGGTGCGGGCCCACCGGCCTCCTGCCACCCTCGATGCGTTGTGTGTATCAGCTGCCAAAGAAGGCTACTACCGTATCCTCACCGGCGTCCTCTACTCCCAAGGCCAGACGAACGAGTCCTATTTCCTTCAGGTCAGATATCCTGACAGCACCTTTGCGCCCGTGTGTGACCCGAATGCCGGGCCTTATCGGGTGGTCGCTGACACTTCCGCCCTCGCGTTCAGTGCCACGCGCGATGCAGGGCAGTTCTACCTCCGACAAGGGCAAAACGTGATCGTGCTGAACCATTATCTTCTTATCCAAGATCAGTATCCCCAGTTTTTGAACCCCCCTGGCGAGCGCATCACCGGCGCCAAGCCAGAAAGTGTCCATATCTTCAGGTTTGTGTTCGTCTACCTGGGCGCCTGTACCCTGCCTTGTGACGTCGGGTTGGTCAAGCGGGCAAGCGAGGACACGGTTCTTGCCGGAGGGCGGCTTCAGTTTGAGTTGTTCGCCCAGAACAACGGACCCCACACAGCCAGACGCATCAATCTTTGGGAACACTTTCCACCCGAACTTGCGCAGGTGCACTGTAGCCCGACCCCAGATTCTACGGCGGGGCTGATGGCCGTTTGGCGACTCGATTCGCTCGAGGTGGGTCAGACTTTCCACATCACCGTTGTGGGGATGGTGGCCGACACCCTCGAGGATTCCGTAGTGGTCGTTACCAACCGCGGTATTGTAGTTGCCATCAACGATACCAGTGCTTCCAACGACACCGCAGAGGTGGCGGTAGTGGCTATCCAGCCCGCGGAAGAACTGCCGTGCGACCTGGCGCTTCGTAAGGTAGCGGATGTTGACACGGTAGTGGCCGGGCAGGTAGTTACCTACACCCTGTCTCTCACTAATGTCGGCCCAGGGCCGGCGAGGGAGTGCGTGCTACAAGATACGCTCCCTCCACTTGTGGTACCGGTATCGTTTGTTCCCGAACCCGAGAGTTTTCTTCACGGGGTGGCAGTCTGGCGTTTTGCAGAAATCGCTGCCGGACAGGAAACGACGGTACTCGTGTCGGCGCGGGTGAGTGCACCTTTGTTGGAACTGCCCGCGCTCGTGGTTAACCGTGCTCACGTACATGTAGCCTCGGACACGAACCGGACAAACGATGTGGCCGAAGTAGTAACCGTGGTGGTGCCTCACCCTTGCGAGGTGTGGGTGAGCAAGGCGGCGGAGGTGGACACGGTGGAAGCGGGCAGCGTGTTTGCGTACCGGCTTGCCGTAGGCAACGAGGGGCCTGGGCCGGCCTATCGGATTGCGGTAGTGGACACGTTGCCGGTGCACGTGGCGGTGACAGAGTTTGGGATGCGCCCGGATTCAGTTGAGGGGCGCGTGGTGTGGTGGTGGATTGACTCCTTGGGTGTGGGGGAGCGGAGGGAGTGGGCGGTATGGGTTCGGGTGGACTCGTTGAGCAGCGGCCAGATGCGGAATGTGGTGGTGGTGAATGCGGCTGGGGATTTGGTGCCTGGGGATGACGAGGCAGAAAAGGCGGTGATAGTTCGTCCTCGTCCGGTACGGCCGGTGGTTTGTGACGTGCGGATGGTGAAGCGTGCTGATCGGGACAGTGTGTGGGCAGGGGGTAGGATTGGGTACGAGCTTGAGGTGAGCAATCTGGGTCCTGGGGTAGCGCGGCAGGTGGTGGTGGTGG